The Seleniivibrio woodruffii genome window below encodes:
- a CDS encoding two-component system sensor histidine kinase NtrB has product MFKFFNRLIILLFIAGLASIGILIAGRETDESLTDKYSTEASGNSKLIGRFIEHIIHERGDNLKEVAAAPTPDEMARQLQQYASFIDKHYNLGDCFSTGITDSGFEIIKSITYGADDCSVPTPRSEEAAARIRQGKVYLGYMDAGKSSNMILIYPVMRNGVFSGAVYDIFTVMDDSGVKGYWSTVYRGGKSELLIDSVSRYGAETERGQLLRLKKNIETRTTAKFGNRQAGFYEFTVHGTKFVLIYLTEPYKRQFVFSFFPWAGEFAVVIVFLPLGLLILLIIIEMFKVNRRLADEIKERTLHLNSLSKKYESLFQTIPEYVVVHDKDGNIIEQNNKCRELGISAACGCKIFDFIREKEKFRARLESMGEEELESFGEFGLIRGDGEVISISASSILMETEGRHVVLSLFTDITDYKSMQNSFYLAQRREAVGTLASGMAHDFSNILQNIALQFSLAERADDDDKRELHLVNINGIVEGAKMYIQKVLQSAKETEETPIPRFGRELTATAIDISGNLMPPDVKIEYNDSSDGMMINIIESRYIQMMVNLCQNASEAMEKKGIITVSTGKRETFYGSFFELKVKDTGRGMDKTEQRSIFKPFYTTKERKGAGLGLATVKQVVMDNGGFIEVNSAPGEGCEFTILLPESK; this is encoded by the coding sequence ATGTTCAAATTTTTTAACAGACTCATAATCCTGCTGTTCATAGCCGGTCTGGCGAGCATAGGGATTCTTATTGCGGGACGTGAGACTGACGAAAGCCTTACTGATAAATATTCGACTGAGGCATCAGGCAACTCAAAACTTATCGGCCGGTTCATCGAGCATATAATCCACGAGCGTGGCGACAATCTGAAAGAGGTTGCTGCCGCACCGACACCCGACGAAATGGCCAGACAGCTCCAGCAGTATGCATCTTTCATCGATAAACACTACAATCTGGGCGACTGTTTCAGCACCGGAATCACCGACAGCGGATTTGAGATAATAAAAAGCATAACTTACGGTGCCGATGACTGCTCTGTGCCGACACCCAGATCAGAGGAGGCCGCAGCCCGGATAAGGCAGGGAAAGGTCTATCTGGGATACATGGATGCGGGCAAGAGCAGCAACATGATCCTGATATATCCTGTTATGCGCAACGGTGTTTTCAGCGGTGCGGTATACGATATTTTTACCGTGATGGACGACAGCGGGGTAAAAGGCTACTGGAGCACAGTTTACAGAGGCGGAAAGAGCGAACTGCTGATCGACAGTGTTTCCCGCTATGGTGCGGAAACCGAGAGGGGGCAGCTTCTCAGGCTTAAAAAAAATATAGAAACCCGAACCACGGCCAAGTTCGGCAACAGGCAGGCGGGTTTTTATGAATTTACAGTGCACGGCACAAAATTCGTTCTGATATATCTTACGGAGCCTTACAAAAGACAGTTTGTTTTCAGTTTCTTCCCTTGGGCGGGTGAGTTTGCCGTTGTAATAGTTTTTCTTCCGCTGGGGCTGCTCATTCTGCTTATAATCATAGAGATGTTCAAGGTGAACAGGAGGCTGGCCGACGAGATCAAAGAGCGTACCCTGCACCTGAACAGTCTGAGCAAAAAATATGAGAGCCTTTTTCAGACCATTCCGGAGTATGTCGTTGTCCACGACAAGGACGGCAACATCATTGAACAGAACAATAAATGCCGGGAACTGGGGATCTCAGCCGCCTGCGGATGCAAAATTTTTGACTTTATCAGGGAGAAGGAGAAGTTCAGAGCCAGACTGGAATCCATGGGCGAGGAGGAGCTTGAGAGCTTCGGCGAGTTCGGCCTGATAAGGGGCGACGGCGAGGTTATCAGCATTTCCGCCAGCTCAATCCTGATGGAGACCGAAGGACGGCACGTTGTGCTCTCCCTGTTCACTGATATCACCGACTATAAGAGCATGCAGAACAGCTTTTATCTGGCTCAGAGACGTGAGGCTGTCGGCACTCTTGCCTCGGGCATGGCTCATGACTTCAGCAACATCCTTCAGAATATTGCCCTCCAGTTCAGCCTTGCTGAGCGGGCGGACGACGATGACAAGCGTGAACTGCATCTGGTTAACATAAACGGGATAGTCGAAGGCGCCAAAATGTACATTCAGAAGGTGCTCCAGAGTGCGAAAGAGACCGAGGAGACACCTATCCCGAGATTCGGAAGGGAGCTTACTGCCACCGCAATCGATATTTCGGGAAATCTTATGCCGCCGGATGTTAAAATAGAGTATAATGACAGTTCAGACGGAATGATGATAAACATCATTGAGAGCAGATATATACAGATGATGGTGAATCTGTGTCAGAATGCCTCGGAAGCCATGGAGAAAAAAGGTATTATCACCGTTTCCACCGGAAAAAGAGAAACATTCTACGGGTCGTTCTTCGAGCTTAAGGTGAAAGACACCGGCAGAGGGATGGACAAGACAGAACAGAGGAGCATATTTAAGCCTTTCTACACCACAAAGGAGCGGAAAGGGGCGGGGCTGGGGCTTGCCACCGTTAAGCAGGTGGTGATGGACAACGGCGGGTTTATCGAAGTGAACAGTGCCCCGGGCGAGGGCTGTGAGTTCACAATATTATTACCGGAGTCAAAATGA
- a CDS encoding regulatory protein RecX translates to MFPKRRIRSKTPFEYAVRVLSRRDFFESEMRSKIAEHFGEDAADETIAKLKDYGYINDENARKNLIASRMRSGYGSFRIKEELREKGVDDNVTDFDDIADERYIDRKELLRSMVAKYMETKRAKSPYELKQKCIAHFYRKGYSCNEIVAVLNTEEE, encoded by the coding sequence TTGTTTCCCAAACGCAGAATACGCAGTAAGACCCCATTTGAGTACGCTGTTCGGGTGCTCTCCCGCAGAGATTTTTTCGAGAGCGAGATGCGGTCTAAGATAGCGGAGCATTTCGGAGAGGATGCGGCGGACGAGACCATAGCGAAACTGAAAGACTACGGCTACATAAACGATGAAAACGCCAGAAAAAACCTGATAGCCTCCCGCATGCGTTCGGGCTACGGCAGTTTCCGCATAAAAGAGGAACTGAGAGAGAAGGGCGTTGACGACAATGTGACGGATTTTGACGATATAGCGGACGAGCGGTATATCGACAGAAAAGAGCTGCTCAGGTCTATGGTGGCAAAGTACATGGAGACGAAAAGGGCCAAAAGCCCCTATGAGCTGAAACAGAAATGTATTGCTCATTTTTACAGAAAAGGTTATTCCTGCAACGAGATAGTTGCAGTATTGAATACTGAGGAAGAATAG
- the glnE gene encoding bifunctional [glutamate--ammonia ligase]-adenylyl-L-tyrosine phosphorylase/[glutamate--ammonia-ligase] adenylyltransferase, translated as MISREQQTEQIALEQGISAEDSLVLAYIARHSEFIGMWMINNPHELKDAVRRFRTLRSKKSILEDIFAVNVLGMNDDEFMAHLRNVKMKEYINIAASDMCFGAPCLEVTANVSAFASAGCEAAYFYASNMLKAAHGTPRDEEGREVGFCVIGLGKLGGWELNFSSDIDVIYVYGSDLGKTDGADSLDNHTFFNRMAEYITRIIGERTKDGIVFRVDLRLRPDGDRGALAMPVRSYETYYETYGQSWERMMLLKALPVAGSKGVGEAFIRTVKPFVFRRSLDYNLMKDLEDIKKKINKRVELKGANVKHVKLGCGGIREIEFVVQTLQIINYPSNNNVFNSNTLRSLKILADANLLTPETSEMLTESYCFLRKLEHMAQIENERQTHTVPEKTETYPLYLERCGFATADEFETRYAEVTKRVNGEFAKLFKDAESDEGVMLVFDEDIAPDEAAVILKQLKINEPQECIKIIRRVMAGQKNRPRTSGDRQILKSLFIMILNGLGGKAGSVEVLANFERMFTSNTTIYMLHDIFSVAPVIIQKLINIFSYSRYLTDQIMSNRDLLDYIYDPKPMDFTAEKIKEDLFQYTEKYRDKEDLIPEAARIRHKMFVFNAGYAYLNKQTNIIETMRALTELARGTLDFAFSHVYEKLVERYGVPRTEDGRECGYLLVGLGKVGSIEMSFGSDIDLIFLYEGYGATDGEKSITNQEFYSKMVQRGITFLSAYSHNGYLYKTDMRLRPSGSSGTLVTTLAGFEEYQRKGAMLWEKQALMRSSVINYNSPLTAEFERIKAQALYICLIGDEGVKEIYEMRMRIENEKGLPYEKNDIKAGYGGLLDIEFAAQMFQLMHGCKFGELHTPNTHDAIHSAKDLGVISSRDFNSFHKGYLFFRHLENLVRIYDNTDTSRLPKEDKLLDRLAEFFGYKSGGAALLDEYNNIRRSVRAAFKRVFGKE; from the coding sequence ATGATTTCTAGAGAACAGCAGACAGAACAGATAGCACTTGAACAGGGGATATCAGCCGAGGATTCCCTTGTTCTGGCATATATAGCCAGACACTCCGAGTTCATAGGGATGTGGATGATAAACAACCCGCACGAACTTAAGGATGCAGTCAGAAGATTCAGAACCCTGCGCAGTAAAAAATCCATTCTGGAGGACATCTTCGCAGTGAACGTGCTTGGCATGAACGATGATGAGTTCATGGCTCACCTGCGCAATGTGAAGATGAAGGAATATATAAATATCGCCGCATCGGATATGTGCTTCGGTGCGCCCTGTCTGGAGGTGACGGCTAACGTTTCCGCATTTGCTTCGGCAGGTTGTGAGGCGGCTTACTTTTATGCGTCGAACATGCTGAAAGCCGCACACGGAACCCCCAGAGACGAAGAGGGGCGAGAGGTGGGCTTCTGTGTCATAGGCCTTGGCAAACTGGGCGGCTGGGAGCTGAATTTCAGCTCCGATATTGATGTTATCTACGTTTACGGCTCAGACCTCGGCAAGACCGACGGGGCAGATTCGCTTGATAACCATACATTTTTCAACAGGATGGCGGAATATATCACCCGTATAATAGGCGAACGCACAAAAGACGGCATAGTCTTCAGGGTGGATCTGCGCCTGAGACCGGACGGCGACAGGGGCGCACTGGCGATGCCAGTCAGAAGCTACGAGACCTACTACGAGACCTACGGCCAGAGCTGGGAGCGGATGATGCTTCTGAAAGCTCTTCCCGTTGCGGGAAGCAAAGGGGTCGGCGAAGCGTTCATCAGAACCGTTAAGCCTTTCGTTTTCCGCCGAAGTCTGGACTATAACCTAATGAAGGACCTTGAGGACATAAAGAAGAAGATAAACAAGCGGGTTGAGCTTAAAGGCGCAAATGTGAAGCATGTCAAGCTCGGCTGCGGAGGCATACGGGAGATCGAGTTCGTTGTTCAGACATTGCAGATAATCAATTACCCGTCAAACAATAATGTTTTCAATTCAAATACACTGAGAAGCCTTAAGATACTGGCTGACGCAAATCTCCTCACTCCGGAAACCTCCGAAATGCTCACCGAATCCTACTGCTTTCTCAGAAAGCTGGAACACATGGCGCAGATAGAGAACGAGCGCCAGACCCACACTGTGCCGGAAAAGACCGAAACCTATCCTCTGTATCTTGAAAGATGCGGTTTTGCCACTGCTGACGAGTTCGAAACAAGGTATGCAGAGGTTACAAAGAGGGTCAACGGCGAGTTTGCCAAACTTTTCAAAGATGCGGAATCCGACGAAGGCGTTATGCTGGTGTTCGATGAGGACATAGCTCCGGATGAAGCGGCCGTTATCCTTAAACAGCTTAAGATAAACGAACCTCAGGAATGTATAAAGATAATAAGGCGGGTAATGGCAGGCCAGAAGAACCGCCCCAGAACATCCGGCGACAGGCAGATACTCAAGTCGCTCTTCATAATGATCCTGAACGGTCTGGGCGGCAAAGCGGGCAGTGTCGAGGTGCTTGCGAACTTCGAAAGAATGTTCACCAGCAACACCACAATATACATGCTGCACGATATCTTCTCAGTTGCGCCCGTCATAATCCAGAAACTTATCAATATTTTTTCATACAGCAGGTATCTCACCGACCAGATAATGAGCAACCGTGACCTGCTCGACTACATATACGACCCCAAACCCATGGACTTTACAGCGGAAAAGATCAAGGAAGACCTGTTCCAGTACACGGAAAAATACCGTGACAAAGAGGACCTGATACCGGAGGCGGCACGCATCAGGCACAAAATGTTCGTGTTCAATGCGGGCTATGCATACCTTAATAAGCAGACTAACATTATCGAAACAATGCGTGCGCTTACAGAGCTTGCTAGAGGAACGCTGGATTTTGCTTTCAGCCACGTTTATGAAAAACTGGTTGAGCGCTACGGAGTACCCAGAACAGAGGACGGCAGAGAGTGCGGCTATCTGCTTGTGGGGCTTGGCAAGGTGGGAAGCATAGAGATGAGCTTCGGTTCGGACATCGACCTTATTTTCCTCTATGAAGGCTACGGAGCCACAGACGGCGAAAAATCCATTACCAATCAGGAATTTTATTCAAAGATGGTGCAGAGGGGCATAACCTTCCTCAGCGCATACAGCCACAACGGATACCTGTACAAGACAGACATGCGTCTGCGCCCCAGCGGTTCCAGCGGAACACTGGTCACAACCCTTGCGGGCTTCGAAGAGTATCAGCGCAAAGGGGCTATGCTCTGGGAGAAACAGGCACTCATGCGTTCAAGCGTCATAAACTACAACTCGCCTCTGACGGCTGAGTTTGAGCGGATAAAGGCTCAGGCGCTGTATATATGCCTGATAGGCGATGAGGGCGTGAAAGAGATTTATGAAATGCGTATGCGAATTGAGAACGAGAAGGGTCTGCCGTATGAAAAGAACGACATAAAAGCCGGCTACGGCGGTCTGCTGGATATCGAGTTTGCGGCGCAGATGTTTCAGCTGATGCACGGCTGTAAATTCGGCGAACTGCACACACCGAACACTCACGACGCCATCCACTCGGCAAAGGATCTCGGCGTTATTTCGTCGAGAGATTTCAACAGCTTCCACAAAGGCTACCTGTTTTTCAGACATCTGGAAAATCTGGTGCGAATATATGACAACACCGACACGTCACGTCTGCCGAAAGAGGACAAACTGCTGGACAGACTGGCGGAGTTCTTCGGGTACAAATCAGGAGGAGCCGCTCTTCTGGATGAATACAACAATATCCGCCGTTCGGTTCGTGCGGCGTTTAAAAGGGTTTTCGGGAAGGAATGA
- the rplI gene encoding 50S ribosomal protein L9, with protein MKVIFLQDVKGVAKKDEIKEAKDGYAQNFLFKKKLAVEATPANLAALEAKRQAAKEREAKKIADAKALAETLNKTGITIKGKGGDTGKLYGAITAADIAKALHDAGVEVDKKDIALKDHIKEPGQHSVKVKIYMEINAEVKVNVVAE; from the coding sequence ATGAAAGTAATATTTCTTCAAGACGTCAAGGGCGTTGCGAAAAAAGACGAAATAAAAGAGGCCAAAGACGGCTACGCCCAGAACTTCCTTTTTAAAAAGAAACTGGCAGTGGAAGCCACTCCCGCAAACCTTGCGGCACTGGAGGCCAAAAGACAGGCGGCCAAAGAGCGTGAGGCCAAAAAAATAGCCGATGCGAAGGCTCTGGCTGAAACACTGAACAAAACAGGCATCACCATCAAAGGCAAAGGCGGAGACACAGGCAAGCTCTACGGCGCAATAACTGCGGCGGACATTGCAAAGGCTCTGCACGATGCAGGGGTGGAAGTGGACAAAAAGGACATAGCCCTGAAAGACCACATCAAGGAACCCGGACAGCACAGTGTTAAGGTCAAGATATACATGGAAATCAACGCCGAAGTAAAAGTCAACGTTGTTGCGGAATAA
- a CDS encoding type IV pilus twitching motility protein PilT has product MELNSILAKAASMGVSDIHIKVGRPPVVRLHGEMENLEGFETVTAEDAVKMAGSIMPAGLKAEFKERKEADFAYALKGVARFRVNAYIQRGLIGMVLRVIPESIPDIDKLFLPEVIKEISGKHRGLVLVTGITGSGKSTTLASMIDYVNRTRKINIITVEDPIEFLHTDKQASISQREVGADTNSFSEALKRALRQDPDMILVGEMRDVETIETALHAAETGHLVMSTLHTLDAPETINRIISVFEPHRQEQVRLQLASVLNAVISQRLVPRTDKPGRVPAVEIMVSTSTIRECIGDRNRIHEITDFIEQGRDIYGSQSFDQSLMDHIDAGYITAEEALKWAKSPDDLKLKLAGFSGGRG; this is encoded by the coding sequence ATGGAACTGAACTCCATTCTGGCGAAAGCGGCATCAATGGGCGTTTCCGATATCCACATAAAAGTGGGCAGGCCGCCTGTGGTGCGTCTGCACGGCGAGATGGAGAATCTGGAAGGATTTGAAACCGTTACGGCGGAGGACGCCGTTAAAATGGCGGGCAGCATTATGCCCGCCGGTCTTAAAGCCGAGTTCAAAGAGCGCAAAGAGGCGGATTTTGCATATGCTCTGAAAGGTGTCGCACGTTTCAGGGTGAACGCATATATCCAGCGTGGACTCATAGGCATGGTTCTGAGAGTGATACCCGAATCCATTCCCGACATCGACAAGCTTTTTCTGCCGGAGGTCATAAAAGAGATCTCAGGCAAACACAGAGGCCTTGTTCTGGTGACGGGGATAACCGGAAGCGGAAAATCAACTACTCTGGCATCCATGATAGATTACGTTAACCGCACCAGGAAGATAAACATAATCACCGTTGAAGATCCCATAGAGTTTCTGCACACGGACAAGCAGGCCTCCATCTCCCAGAGGGAGGTGGGTGCGGATACGAACTCATTTTCCGAGGCTCTTAAAAGGGCGCTCAGGCAGGATCCGGATATGATTCTGGTGGGCGAGATGCGTGATGTCGAGACCATAGAGACTGCGCTCCATGCGGCGGAGACCGGACACCTTGTGATGTCAACCCTGCACACTCTGGATGCACCGGAGACCATCAACAGGATAATATCCGTGTTCGAACCCCACAGGCAAGAGCAGGTAAGGCTCCAGCTTGCATCGGTGCTTAATGCGGTGATATCCCAGAGACTTGTTCCCAGAACCGACAAGCCTGGCAGGGTTCCTGCGGTGGAGATAATGGTTTCCACATCCACAATAAGAGAGTGCATCGGTGACAGGAACAGGATTCACGAGATAACGGATTTCATAGAGCAGGGGCGTGATATTTACGGCTCACAGTCGTTCGACCAGTCCCTTATGGACCATATCGACGCAGGCTACATCACCGCAGAAGAGGCTCTGAAATGGGCGAAAAGTCCCGACGACCTCAAACTGAAACTGGCGGGTTTTTCCGGCGGCAGAGGGTAA
- the lpxC gene encoding UDP-3-O-acyl-N-acetylglucosamine deacetylase has product MKQTTLKKSITIDGIGLHTGQKISMTLHPAFADSGICFRRSDAASEYTRVSPYTVTSTMLATTIKCGEHSISTIEHIMSALYGMGVDNAMIEVSGPEVPILDGSAKPYIPLIKNAGITRLGKPRKYMKFNKKIRLEKDGKWIEIIPSRFFKVTFDIDFESESIGQQRAFYQIDENTFADEIASARTFGFKREVESLWQMGLAKGGSLENAVVIDGDDILNPEGLRYKDEFVRHKVLDLIGDISLTGYRIFGHIRAYKSGHQINNLFARLMTESKDSYSIVEMSGEKVPGVTQFELKPQGLV; this is encoded by the coding sequence ATGAAACAGACAACATTAAAGAAAAGCATCACAATCGACGGCATCGGGCTTCACACAGGGCAGAAAATATCCATGACCCTGCATCCCGCTTTTGCCGACAGCGGAATCTGTTTCAGACGCAGCGACGCAGCCAGTGAATATACCCGTGTGTCGCCCTATACAGTCACTTCAACCATGCTCGCCACAACCATCAAATGCGGCGAACACTCCATCAGCACCATAGAACACATAATGTCCGCCCTCTACGGAATGGGTGTCGACAACGCAATGATAGAGGTTTCAGGACCCGAAGTTCCCATTCTGGATGGCTCCGCAAAACCCTATATCCCCCTTATAAAGAACGCAGGGATAACAAGACTGGGCAAACCCAGAAAATATATGAAGTTCAACAAGAAGATAAGGCTTGAGAAGGACGGAAAGTGGATAGAGATAATCCCTTCCCGCTTTTTCAAGGTCACATTCGACATTGACTTCGAAAGCGAATCCATCGGCCAGCAGAGAGCTTTTTATCAGATAGATGAAAACACCTTTGCAGACGAGATAGCCTCCGCACGCACCTTCGGGTTCAAGCGTGAGGTGGAATCACTCTGGCAGATGGGTCTGGCAAAGGGCGGCAGTCTTGAAAATGCCGTGGTGATAGACGGCGACGACATACTGAACCCCGAAGGACTCAGATATAAAGACGAGTTCGTAAGGCACAAGGTGCTCGATCTCATCGGCGACATATCGCTGACAGGCTACAGGATTTTCGGGCACATCAGAGCCTATAAATCCGGCCACCAGATAAACAACCTTTTCGCAAGACTTATGACCGAGTCGAAAGACTCATATTCAATAGTTGAAATGTCCGGAGAGAAAGTTCCGGGCGTAACTCAGTTTGAATTGAAACCACAGGGGCTGGTCTGA
- the recA gene encoding recombinase RecA, whose product MDQDKKKALELALGKIEKDFGKGAVMRLGDRPNEKLPVVSTGILSLDIALGVGGFPKGRIIEIYGAESSGKTTIALHAIAEAQKQGGAAAFVDAEHALDPVYAKAIGVDTDNLLVSQPDSGEAALEITETLVRSGAIDIIVVDSVAALTPRAEIEGEMGDSHMGLQARLMSQALRKLTSIVNKSQTTLIFINQTRSKIGVVYGNPETTTGGNALKFYASMRIEIKKSQALKEKEEVVGNHGIAKVVKNKVAPPFKTAEFDIMYGEGVSREGLLIDMGVDAGFINKAGAWFSYGDAKIGQGKENSRSWLKDNPEAAAELEAKIRAKYAVTDYKGTATASEE is encoded by the coding sequence ATGGATCAGGATAAGAAAAAAGCCCTGGAGCTTGCTCTGGGCAAGATAGAGAAGGATTTCGGAAAAGGGGCGGTTATGCGTCTGGGCGACAGACCCAACGAAAAGCTCCCCGTTGTGTCCACCGGCATTCTGTCGCTGGATATAGCTCTTGGCGTGGGCGGATTTCCCAAAGGCAGGATAATAGAGATTTACGGAGCGGAGTCCAGCGGTAAGACCACCATAGCCCTCCATGCCATAGCAGAGGCTCAGAAACAGGGCGGCGCAGCGGCGTTTGTCGATGCGGAACACGCTCTTGACCCCGTGTATGCCAAGGCCATAGGCGTTGACACCGACAACCTTCTGGTGAGCCAGCCCGACAGCGGCGAGGCGGCACTGGAGATAACCGAGACCCTCGTAAGAAGCGGTGCGATAGACATCATCGTAGTGGATTCTGTTGCGGCTCTTACTCCCCGTGCGGAGATAGAGGGCGAGATGGGCGATTCCCACATGGGTCTTCAGGCGAGACTGATGAGCCAGGCTCTCAGAAAACTCACCAGCATTGTAAACAAGTCTCAGACCACACTGATATTCATAAACCAGACCCGTTCGAAAATAGGCGTGGTATACGGCAACCCCGAGACCACAACCGGCGGTAACGCTCTTAAGTTCTATGCATCAATGCGTATTGAGATCAAAAAATCTCAGGCACTGAAAGAGAAGGAAGAGGTTGTGGGTAACCACGGCATTGCGAAGGTGGTTAAGAACAAGGTGGCTCCCCCCTTCAAAACGGCCGAATTTGACATCATGTACGGCGAGGGCGTATCCCGTGAGGGACTTCTCATCGACATGGGTGTTGATGCAGGATTCATCAATAAGGCGGGCGCATGGTTCAGCTACGGCGATGCGAAGATAGGTCAGGGCAAGGAGAACTCCAGAAGCTGGCTTAAAGATAACCCTGAAGCGGCGGCAGAGCTTGAGGCTAAGATAAGAGCCAAATATGCCGTGACCGACTACAAAGGAACAGCAACAGCTTCCGAGGAATAA
- the dnaB gene encoding replicative DNA helicase encodes MADMRRVPPHNKEAEQAVIASILLDDKALDRVVDKISADDFYIPAHQNLYRKILWLQEQGKPVDVVTVIGSMSDEDLQRAGGVEYVSSLVDIIPTSANVGHYAELVRDRATLRQLIGVAVEMTESCYEQPDNVSEVVESAEKRIFSLAEHKLKSGVQPLGKLMHETLDMLNSLFHRSDQLSGVNTGFKDLNDVTNGLQNSDLIIVAGRPGMGKTAFSLNVALNAAYKDNRSVAFFSLEMSSHQLAQRLLAAQAGVESNKLRGGKFSMEEWQKLASAAGVLGDMRLFIDDTPAITPLELRAKCRRIRREHGLDLIFVDYLQLMGATKGDNREQQISEISRSLKALAKELNIPIVALSQLNRGVEQRADKRPMISDLRESGAIEQDADMIIFLYRDEVYNKQSDRLGVAEVIIAKHRNGPVTEVELSFIKEYMLFKDLYRG; translated from the coding sequence ATGGCGGATATGAGACGTGTTCCCCCTCACAACAAGGAGGCGGAGCAGGCGGTTATAGCCTCGATATTACTTGATGACAAGGCGCTGGACAGGGTCGTCGACAAGATCAGTGCCGATGATTTCTACATTCCCGCCCACCAGAACCTCTACCGCAAGATTTTGTGGCTTCAGGAACAGGGAAAGCCTGTGGACGTTGTCACCGTTATAGGTTCAATGTCCGATGAAGACCTGCAAAGGGCAGGGGGCGTTGAATACGTTTCCTCTCTGGTGGATATCATCCCAACATCAGCAAACGTAGGCCACTATGCCGAGCTTGTGCGTGACAGGGCAACCCTGCGCCAGCTTATCGGTGTTGCGGTGGAGATGACCGAGTCCTGCTACGAACAGCCTGACAACGTTTCCGAAGTTGTGGAGAGTGCGGAGAAGCGTATTTTCAGCCTTGCGGAGCATAAGCTCAAGAGCGGTGTTCAGCCGCTGGGAAAGCTGATGCACGAAACTCTGGATATGCTGAACAGCCTTTTCCACAGAAGCGATCAGCTCTCCGGCGTAAACACGGGCTTTAAAGACCTGAACGATGTTACCAACGGTCTGCAGAACTCAGACCTTATAATAGTTGCGGGACGACCCGGTATGGGTAAAACCGCTTTCTCACTGAACGTCGCTCTGAATGCGGCGTACAAGGACAACCGCTCGGTTGCTTTCTTCTCTCTGGAAATGTCCTCCCACCAGCTTGCCCAGCGTCTTCTGGCGGCTCAGGCGGGTGTGGAGTCGAACAAGCTGAGGGGAGGGAAGTTCTCGATGGAGGAGTGGCAGAAGCTCGCCAGTGCGGCGGGTGTTCTGGGTGATATGAGACTTTTCATAGACGATACCCCCGCCATCACCCCTCTGGAACTCAGGGCGAAATGCCGCAGGATCCGCCGTGAACACGGACTGGATCTCATTTTTGTGGATTACCTTCAGCTGATGGGAGCCACAAAAGGGGACAACAGGGAACAGCAGATCTCTGAGATATCAAGATCGCTGAAGGCTCTGGCAAAGGAGCTTAATATTCCCATTGTTGCTCTTTCGCAGCTTAACCGCGGTGTGGAGCAGAGAGCAGACAAACGCCCGATGATTTCCGACCTTAGAGAATCAGGAGCCATCGAGCAGGATGCGGATATGATCATCTTCCTGTACCGTGACGAGGTCTATAACAAGCAGTCCGACAGACTGGGCGTTGCGGAAGTTATCATAGCAAAACACAGAAACGGCCCCGTAACCGAGGTCGAGCTGTCATTCATAAAAGAGTACATGCTCTTCAAAGATCTCTACAGGGGCTAG